Genomic DNA from Campylobacter concisus:
TAAAGGACTGATATGTTTTTAAAGTTAAACCAGATAGCTCAAAAATTAGATCAAATTTTCTTGCCACTAGAGCAAGAGGGTATGACTGGCATGAGACTCTTGCTTCAAAATGATGTTAAAGCCACCGCACAAGCACTTAAAAACGCACAAGAAGCTCTTGGCATAAATTTCCCAGCTAAATTTACAAAGCTTTTAAGCAAATTTGACCTTGGAAATTTTGAAATTTGCAATGTCAAATTTGGCTCCAAAGGCGATTACGTGAGTGAGCTAGTACGGCTAAATAGCGTAGATGAGTTTGGTGGCAAATGGTGGCAAGGTGAAGCTCGCCCTTTAAATTTGATAGTCTTTGCCGTGGGTGATCCGTGGATATTTTTGCTTGATTGCACGAGTGGCGCGGTCTATGCATGGCTCTTTGGAGATGAGGAGCTTTGCAGCAGGTGCGTCGCAAGCGACTTTGAAAAATTTTTCATAGCGCTTGCCAGCACCTATATAGCAAGACTAAATGATGAAGCCATGCCATCAGCCCAGCATATCCTAAATTTTGTCCAAGCAGACGACACAGCACTTGATTTTTGGCAAGAGATGGCGCAAATTTAGTAAATTTAGGCTCCACTCAGCCTAAATTCTATTTTATAAATTTATCCCAGCGATCGAAACAAAAACCACTTTTTATAAATTTAGTTTCGATATGTAACGCTCATTGCCTAAAATAAAAATATAAAAATAAATTTAAATAAAAATTTTTTCTATGAGAGTTAATATTCAACTACGAAAATTTGACGAATAGGAGCCAAAA
This window encodes:
- a CDS encoding SMI1/KNR4 family protein, which encodes MFLKLNQIAQKLDQIFLPLEQEGMTGMRLLLQNDVKATAQALKNAQEALGINFPAKFTKLLSKFDLGNFEICNVKFGSKGDYVSELVRLNSVDEFGGKWWQGEARPLNLIVFAVGDPWIFLLDCTSGAVYAWLFGDEELCSRCVASDFEKFFIALASTYIARLNDEAMPSAQHILNFVQADDTALDFWQEMAQI